CAATTGTGGTACATCGTAAAAGGAACAAAAcggtagcaataaattttttcttgtgtcagcacattttctgtgacgtgatccgaagcttgaaatttgttaaagatgccactatctgcttaaaatttaagtacttttgttccagagcgaatttttgcattctgttctgaaagctaaataaaagttatttaacatattttccggtttttacatggatcccATAAAAAGCCCGAAAGTCCGGGTTTTTGTTTAGATTTTCGGGAAAAATCCGACGAAattgggaaatcggattaatcagtGTCCATATATACAAAATggtttttcttaataaaataaagttgtgttgcaactTTCAAggtctaaggataatcctaatcCCGGACCTAATAGGGTTAAAGAACGTAAAGAAATTACAGGTTACAAATAAAAGGTTAACTGCATAAGTTCATTATCACTTACTCCTACATTCAGCGTTACACCCTCCACAATAATTAGCATGGCATTTTTGTCCCACTTGACATTTTTTCAGTGAGCAGGGATCTACTTTGCAATGAACAGGATTTGAACATGCAGTTGTAGCTGGTTTAGTTGGAAGAGCTGTAACAGAAACAAATTGTTTTTAGCGTTAAGTTTATTTCCAATTTCCTTGACAGATATGTGTATCTCTAAACTTACGTTTGCATTCGGCATTGCAACCACCACAGAAATTTGGAACACATTTTTGACCCGAAGGACATTTCTTGTTGAGGCAAGGACTAACAAAACAGTTTACTGGGTTCTTGCATCCTAATTAAGCAATAACGTTATTAAATCATTCTATAGTTAAAAGGTATACAATCTTGATGTTACGTTACATTAAAATATGTTTACCATTGACACAATCCTCGGATTTTTTAGTGTAGAATGATGGAAATGGATTACAAGTATTTTCGTGAATGCAGCACCTAAAAGTATTAAGAAATATATCACGAACCCAGTTTTTTAACCAACTATGTAATAGATAGTTTGAAGTGTCTTAAATGTTCGCGTCTTAAGTATTAAATAACATAATCTACGTACTCGCAATTAGCACTGCAAAACTTTGTGAACGCCGCTCCACATAATTTTCCATTACTGGAACCATCTGACTTGCACTTTGTTGACAATGTTGGTTTCGGAGGAGCTAAAAATGCACAATTATTATACATGTAAAGAAATTTCTAGAATATTATTACAATGGAAATAAAATAGATATTACCAGTTCTCACAGAGGCAAACGTATTTACCGTATTTTCTCCAATAAACGCTCGGggcgtttaaaatattttatgattCTTAGGCAGTTTTCTTTAGAAAGGAGCGTCAATAAGAGCGGCGTGTTTCTttacaaataataattttttagatattttagatattttttataaatcctCAATATTTACAAGATTATCTTCTTCATCAAAGTcaactaaatttttttcaatatttggcATCTTTAAGTTGGCAAAGGTGTTTTCTAATACCCATACTTGAGTGGAGCGTTTAATAGAGAGAGGCTTTCAAAAGAGAGGGGGCGTTCATTGGAAAAATATGGTAATTTATGCAAATACTTACGAATACATTGCGCACTGCATCCATTGCAGTTGTTTACTTGACATGCGTATCCACGGGGGCATGTAGTGGGAGTACATGGGTTGGTAAAGCAAGGAACAAAAAGACAAGCTAAATGGAAGAAATTAAGAAGTTATAaacaggaaatatttttttaatttaagaaatcatATAATAATCTTACGTTTGAGGAGCGCTTCACATACAGGCTTACAACATTTTTTCACGCATGCGTTTCCAGCAGGACATTTGTGATCTTTGCAGACATCAAAAGGACAGCCAATCAGAGGACAAGCTAAAGAAATTGATTTAATTCCCCATTATCTAGAATTGACAAAGTTTGAGATCTTATGTGCAATTTTATTATGTATACCTTGTGGCTTGCAGTCTTTCTCTGTTTTAGTATATAAAGCTTTAAATGGGTTGCAACCATTGTGATGAATACAGCATCTAAAACAATTAAGCATTTACTAACCTACAAGGTTGAATtctattttaacattttattaatCATCACATTAgatataactagtcgttagaccgtggaaaaatccacgggttcgcccgtcctttttataccgcattgcgtgcgtctcgctacctgcgcagctaagctaccattttgcgtgacagacagacggacggacggacagacagacgtatacgggtattataatatagatcatatatatctaatatttttttgaacaaaacacaattaaaaacatttaagtCTGAAAAAGGGTGAATAGCACATccaatttaaataaatacatacttgCATTTTTTTGTACAAAACGTTGTTTGGGCTTGTAAACATATTTTATCATCAGCCGATCCGTCGCTTTTGCAGACAGGTAAGGTCGGCTTGGGTTTTGTAGGAGGAGCTATAAAATAAATTCATCAAACAGTTCTTCAGATAATATTTACACAGAAGACTTTGTTTTAACATTTAAGTTTAGAATAATTTTACACTTTTTAAACTAAAgacgaaataaatattttaaatatttttgttgttgttgttgttgttgttaacccTAACAATTGGCACACGCAAACGTTtagtataaaattgttttttgattgGAAAAGTCAGATGGGGTatatttcgatgacgtcataaatgaccttttttaatacaaatttgttgaaaagaatCGTTAACCATTTCCTTCTATTATGTGGAGTGAAAAGAtcgattattaaaattattataagATCATGTGCTTTAAACAAATCGTTAAGAAGATATTAGtgtttaaagaatttttaaagatCTCTTTCTGTCAGAAATTGCGTATCTTACAATGTGCGCAATATTAATTACAAACAAGTAGATTTTTTAGCATGATATTAATATTTGGACACActgtaaataaaagattttaagtGATATCATGCAGAACATGgactttaaaaataacttacGTTTTGGTCTGCATGTTGCACCACAGTCACAAGTAGGAACGCATATCTCATTCGCTTTGTTGCATGGATTAACATTTGGTGCACATGGGAAGATCAGGCATTGTATTCGATGATCACATGGCTTTGATACTTTTATGCCTAAAATAGAAAtatgtcattatttactgttgGGCTTACAATCAAATAATATGGATTAACTGCTTCAATGTACTCTTTCACCAAAGATATTCAGTTTCAACGTGAAGGTAGAATAGAGAAGGGAGCGAACTTATCTTAGTGtgcattaaaatttatttcgaaTTGCTATTGTTTCTAATTGTTTTAtatacgtaattattaaagagtaAAGttgataacaacaaagatggcgcatatCGTCGAAATTTATGACGATCTTTCACTGCGCAACCTTCGAATTGCGATAGCATTTCTTTTTCTTAGTCACGTCTGGTAAGTCATGAAGCTATAAAAAGGTGCGCGAAAGCAGTTCTATTCTGGCTAGCTTTTTTAACAGCGTTGGATGCGGCAGAGAATTCTACCCAGGAAACTTCCAAAAAAGTctaattttttagcaaaatataTGCTCCACACAATCTTTCAAATTCAACATAATTAAACCTAAGTTCATATTAACACAAAAGAAGGGAAAATCGGTcaataaaaagaattattgcttCAATGAAGGTAAaagtatatattattttttatttctaattaaTTCCTAACGGAAAAATCAATATCATTTTacataaaacactgagtaaatagtGCAGCTGTTTGAGCAGCTAAAAAGGGTTACTACCACCTTAATTTAAGAGCCaagttgttttttgtatttcttagaTATTGTGTAAAACTTACCTGTAAAACTTGCAACggaagaaaaacataaaaaaacattgaataaaaacatttgtttctTCATTTTAACCTTCTTCTCCAGCGTGAATCAAAGCACAATTTAGATCGTGAACTATTCTCACATCGCTTTAAGTACATTAATTATTGACAAAAATGTGTCTTAATTAACCATTAGGGAGattcattaaattttaaatgaagttaaTTAGCATATGAATAATTTGCCCACGCGAAATTATGTGCTGAATAAGTTTGTCATtatataaaaatgtattcatcaAATTGCTCTGTTGGGACGCTGGCGTTGAGATACAGTTTCAGTGGGACATTAACGCTAAGCTTACTTAGAATTCTAAATTTACCCGCTCCGCACCTGTATATAATAACTGTTGATAAACCAATACCGATATTAACTATATTAACAAATCTAGTTATTATCCGGTGGGGTGTATTAAGGATATATTGAAATAGAATGTGTTAATATTGAGAAAAGGTGCGTTACACAACTGTGCTTGACATTATTTCCGTGGTTGGATACTGTTTTGAAATGAATGGTTCAAAAACATAATACGCGAAAGTTTAAATTGGATTTAGCGAACTTTAAACTAAGACTCTCTTTTTACTGTTAGTGGCAGTGGCAAAGAAATAGTATTTGGGgagaaagatatttttttcttttttatatttcattagcAACGTTAtcgtaaaaaatcaaatataaatACAATTTAATGTTACAACTTTGGATAACATTTGTAAATATTATGCGCAAAAGTATCTAATATCTAAGCAATTAGTCAAATTATACTACAACTAACGACTTAAGAAAAGCGTTGTTCTTTCACAAGTTCATCCGTAATACGTGTGTAGACACCACATATTAATATTTGCATTGGCAGCAACACACAAAATGCATGCGTGGCTGTAAGAATTACAAGATTGAATGAAGGGGTGTTTTAGCCGTactgtcaaaaacaaaataacgtaTGCAAAAACCTACTGCGTGCCAGCGCACACATtcgttcttgttgttgttgttgttgttgttgttgttgttgttgttgttgttgttgttgttgttgttgttgttgttgttgttgttgttgttgttgttgttgttgttgttgttgttgttgttgttgttgttgttgttgttgttgttgttgttgttgttgttgttgttgttgttgttgttgttgttgttgttgttgttgttgttgttgttgttgttgttgttgttgttgttgttgttgttgttgttgttgttaaattgAGCAGGTCTCAGCACAAATGTTATTACTGTTAAACTTTAGTCTGAATTCTTTAAAGGCCTTTTGCTTCAAAAAGAATAGTAATGTGTTTCATACGGTATTTTTTTTTCCCTTGGGTTTGACATACCTTAGGATCTGTTACAATTGACACACCCAAATGGAAACGTATTATGCTGAATGTTTTTTTCTGCTGAACAAACGCACTAATACACAGACCTAAGCGTCTGGTCCTTCTTGTTcctaaaataagtttttaagtaGATGTCGTTCCGTTGTTAATTAAATGTCTTAATACGTTACACGCAATTGATTTTAATGTACGTAATAAGATGTACCTGCTGCGTTGAAGTTCTTATTGTAACCCAAGATTGTAGATGTCTATAAGACTTTTGTGTAAATAAGTATGGAGAAATTTCACTGCTCCGCGCTAAAATGTGGCagtaaccttttttaaaaaaagagaggaTGCTGGAAACATGTGTATACCAATATATGTATATAGATGGTATTACTATTTCGAAGAGAAACCACGTAAAATTCAATGATGAAGTCACCACGACATCTGTTAGATACCCATGAAGGTGAATGTTTCTATTGTTGCTTTATGCGAGTGTATCCATGCAAGTTGTTCGCAAGCTCTCGGTCACATCTTTCTTATTGTTAAGTACAACGAATAGTTTCACCAATAAACAAGGGAGGAAGTATTTTTACTAACAATACTACCAACTCTTAACGCACGGGAAGTTTCTTCAGAAAGAACCAAAGAAGAATTTTTCCTCTCATTGTCTCTAATATTGTAACGGTTTCGCAAATAAAGCCATGCACCATTTGGATGCTGGAGGGAAACTCAAAAATATCGCATTAAATTCACCCTTTCTACTATGAAACCACTGCATGAGAAGTGTTTGGTGAATCATTTATACCTCCGGTTCCCTTTAAGTTTTATTTCATTTGAGGAAGCCTATTAGAAGTTTTGGAGAAACGAATCAGCCTCTTTATAGACTATATATTATTGTAGCAAAGTAGTTTTTGATGTCCATGCTAAATGCTAAAGTCGAGATTCTCTTTTCGTATTGCTGCAATGTCTCAACGTCTCTGTAAAAACTAAGTACCATCCCAttttatcttcttttattcaaacaaaataataagagaaatattaattttttatttttgtatttgtataatagaacaaaaaaatacattatcaAAATCCCAGGgaaaatataacatttataaaaatcTAGGAAAATGTGTTGTCATTATTCAAGTTTCTTTCTTCCATCCGATGGAATCAAATTATACCAATACTCCTTATTTGCTCTAAAAGTAAATGAATGTGATAGTTATTCATAACCACG
The genomic region above belongs to Hydractinia symbiolongicarpus strain clone_291-10 chromosome 4, HSymV2.1, whole genome shotgun sequence and contains:
- the LOC130641096 gene encoding keratin-associated protein 10-6-like; amino-acid sequence: MKKQMFLFNVFLCFSSVASFTGIKVSKPCDHRIQCLIFPCAPNVNPCNKANEICVPTCDCGATCRPKPPPTKPKPTLPVCKSDGSADDKICLQAQTTFCTKKCKCCIHHNGCNPFKALYTKTEKDCKPQACPLIGCPFDVCKDHKCPAGNACVKKCCKPVCEALLKPCLFVPCFTNPCTPTTCPRGYACQVNNCNGCSAQCIPPPKPTLSTKCKSDGSSNGKLCGAAFTKFCSANCECCIHENTCNPFPSFYTKKSEDCVNGCKNPVNCFVSPCLNKKCPSGQKCVPNFCGGCNAECKPLPTKPATTACSNPVHCKVDPCSLKKCQVGQKCHANYCGGCNAECRTCKKPVNCLINPCARTLCPEGTKCVDDYCKGCNARCIAMPTLPPVPTKPTPCPNPVNCFADPCMFKKCPFGQKCHANFCGGCNAECKACVKPENCVDPCSRTRCQSGTECVNNYCNGCSAQCIPVPTSTPPSPDTCQSDGSSEGKFCPDGITRFCTDSCKCCIHPNICNPKPSLYTKAGSQCRNNCQKPDNCVDPCSRALCLVGTQCVNDYCSGCTHKCIPVSGK